Proteins encoded by one window of Rouxiella chamberiensis:
- a CDS encoding gamma-glutamyl-gamma-aminobutyrate hydrolase family protein, with the protein MSITPHSRPVIGVTLDSEEPGGYSDSPWYALRQNYMSSLVELGAVPLALPHHGELSNEFLSLCDGIIVTGGAFDVPPAMFNALQSSDQVRLKPGRTEFETEIVKGAMLRDMPLLGICGGEQLLAVLTGGTLIQHIPDTLPHALEHSTTVDTENAGGKIRARHPVEILDGTKLSKLVSVRNYEVNSSHHQAVQSVGKNCRVNALSPDGVIEGLECDDYYFCMGVQWHPEYLQNPQDRELLKAFVEAADDYKNARRSSGKAMAKAMNESHVNRSGDSANNQ; encoded by the coding sequence ATGAGCATTACGCCTCACTCAAGGCCGGTCATCGGCGTGACGTTAGACAGCGAAGAACCCGGCGGTTATTCCGACAGCCCGTGGTATGCGCTGCGACAAAACTATATGAGCAGCCTTGTGGAACTGGGCGCAGTGCCGCTGGCGTTACCGCATCACGGCGAACTGTCCAACGAGTTTCTGTCTCTGTGCGACGGCATCATCGTTACCGGGGGTGCCTTCGACGTGCCGCCTGCCATGTTCAACGCCCTGCAAAGCAGCGACCAGGTTCGTCTCAAACCCGGCCGTACTGAATTCGAAACGGAAATCGTCAAGGGTGCCATGCTTCGCGACATGCCGCTGCTGGGCATCTGCGGCGGCGAACAGTTGCTGGCGGTGTTGACGGGCGGTACGCTGATTCAGCATATTCCCGACACCCTACCCCATGCGCTCGAACACAGCACAACGGTCGATACCGAAAACGCCGGTGGCAAGATACGCGCGCGTCATCCGGTAGAGATCCTCGACGGAACAAAGCTTAGCAAGTTAGTGAGTGTTCGCAACTACGAGGTCAACAGTTCGCATCATCAGGCCGTGCAATCGGTCGGCAAGAACTGTCGTGTCAATGCGCTCTCCCCCGACGGCGTGATTGAAGGGCTGGAGTGCGACGACTATTACTTCTGCATGGGCGTGCAATGGCATCCGGAATATTTGCAGAATCCGCAGGACCGCGAACTGCTGAAAGCGTTTGTCGAAGCCGCCGATGACTATAAAAATGCCCGCCGCTCTTCCGGCAAGGCCATGGCGAAAGCGATGAACGAGTCACACGTCAACCGCTCGGGCGACAGCGCCAACAATCAATAA
- a CDS encoding MdtA/MuxA family multidrug efflux RND transporter periplasmic adaptor subunit, with translation MLPTASSRSKSRKTLWIILAVIVLAIAAWFFFFHKSTPSNGAPAGNERHRGGMRGGMRGGMPGMVGGATPVQAGVAEQANVPVYLRALGTVIPNASVTVTSRVDGQLMKVYFTEGQKVEAGQLLAQIDPRSYQATLEQYQGELAQNQALEKSAQLTLARYRKLYAQDSLARQDLESQIATAGQYSGAVKADQAQIAAAKLNLQFARITAPISGHVGLRLVDPGNMVTTSDTSGIVTITQTQPIAVTFSVPQSNLQTIMKSLRNGQSLPTTAFDQNGSNVLAQGKLQFMSNEIDSTTGSVKLKAVFDNADDALYPNQFVNARLQVGTLDNATVIPSAALQLSSDGDFVYVIQKDGSVKRQAVKSGPAYGDDKVALLSGIAPGDQVVTTGIDRLNDGTKVQVVTAESAAASAAGQEQPDKTGVDKATTGKDSGTK, from the coding sequence ATGCTGCCAACTGCCTCATCCCGCTCCAAAAGCCGCAAAACCTTGTGGATCATTCTTGCTGTCATCGTTTTGGCGATTGCAGCATGGTTCTTCTTCTTTCATAAGAGTACCCCCTCAAACGGCGCGCCTGCGGGCAACGAACGTCACCGCGGCGGTATGCGGGGTGGCATGAGAGGCGGTATGCCGGGTATGGTAGGCGGCGCGACGCCGGTGCAGGCGGGCGTGGCCGAACAGGCCAATGTGCCGGTTTATCTGCGCGCATTGGGAACGGTTATCCCGAATGCCTCTGTCACCGTGACCAGCCGCGTTGACGGCCAGCTGATGAAAGTGTATTTCACCGAAGGGCAGAAAGTCGAAGCCGGACAACTGCTGGCACAGATTGACCCACGCAGCTACCAGGCGACGCTTGAGCAGTATCAGGGCGAACTGGCGCAGAATCAGGCGCTGGAAAAAAGCGCGCAGCTGACGTTGGCGCGTTACCGTAAACTCTATGCGCAGGACTCGCTGGCCCGTCAGGATCTCGAAAGCCAGATTGCGACCGCCGGTCAATATAGCGGTGCCGTAAAGGCCGATCAGGCCCAGATTGCCGCCGCGAAACTGAACCTGCAGTTTGCGCGTATCACCGCGCCGATTAGCGGTCACGTAGGTCTGCGTCTGGTCGACCCGGGCAATATGGTCACCACCAGCGACACCTCCGGTATCGTGACCATTACGCAAACTCAGCCGATTGCCGTCACCTTCAGCGTGCCGCAAAGCAATCTGCAAACCATCATGAAATCCCTGCGCAACGGTCAGTCTCTGCCGACCACGGCCTTCGACCAGAACGGCAGCAACGTGCTGGCGCAGGGCAAGCTCCAGTTTATGAGCAATGAAATCGACAGCACTACCGGCAGCGTTAAACTTAAAGCCGTGTTTGACAACGCGGACGACGCGCTCTATCCCAATCAGTTTGTGAATGCTCGCTTACAGGTTGGCACGCTGGACAACGCGACCGTCATCCCTTCTGCGGCGCTGCAACTGAGTTCTGACGGCGACTTTGTGTATGTCATCCAGAAAGACGGCTCCGTGAAACGTCAGGCGGTGAAATCGGGGCCTGCCTATGGCGATGACAAGGTCGCGCTGCTGTCGGGCATTGCGCCGGGCGATCAGGTGGTAACTACCGGTATCGATCGTCTGAACGATGGCACCAAAGTGCAGGTCGTGACGGCGGAAAGCGCAGCGGCTTCCGCAGCAGGTCAGGAGCAGCCCGATAAAACCGGCGTAGACAAAGCGACCACCGGCAAAGACAGCGGGACGAAATGA
- a CDS encoding multidrug efflux RND transporter permease subunit, translating into MNISRFFIFRPVATLLLTSAIVLLGLLGYNLLPVAPLPQVDFPTVMVSASLPGASPETMAATVATPLERAMGTIAGVSEMTSSSSQGSTRIILQFDLNRDINGAARDVQAAINASRSLLPSSMPSLPTYRKANPSDAPIVMLALTSATRSNGELYDIASSQLQQKIAQVNGVGQVSLTGSALPGVRIDLRPQAISSYGISLDTIRTAIANSTTNLPKGVLQGKDQSWMVEGNGQQSTAAQYRKLIVTYKNGNAIRLSDIANVYDSVEDKYNVGYYNGTPSVMIAVTRQAGANMLDTISAIKAALPLMEKELPGDVTLNLALDRSPNVSASLRDTETTLLEATLLVIAVVFVFLRNLRAVLIPALALPVSLIGTCSIMYLLGYSLDNLSLMALIIATGFVVDDAIVVLENITRHIEEGLSPVRAAIRGAQEVGFTVLSMTLSLIAVFIPILLMGSIVGRLFREFAVTLSISLLISMLVSLTLTPMLCARFLKRKPPVEKRQPRIYRLIEGWLNRLLQAYSRGLNWVMRHQPLTMFGLLLTVVLNFYLYTVVEKGFFPDQDTGMLMGMLRADQNTSFQSIQPQMINYAKIIQRDPDVSAVLSSAGSGGFGSRNTAMFFVRLKDFDKRKSTANQVANRIMMETAKLPGSQLFLMAAQDLRVGGRSANAQYQFSLQADDLSLLREWGPKVKTALSALPELTGVDSDSQTGGQEVMLNIDRDKASQLGVDVKTIDAMLNNAFSQRQVATIYKTLNQYHVVMYLTPDFTSDPDVLNQMYVVTDEGKQIPLSAFTTFSSANAPLSVAHQGQSATTTIAFNLADGLSLEQGQAAVKTAMAKIALPDTIQTSYSGTAQAFQDLANQMPWLILAALAAVYIVLGMLYESYIHPLTILSTLPSAGLGALLLMLMTNTQLTVIALIGILLLIGIVKKNAIMMIDFALDAERRLGLTPQQAIVQACLMRFRPIMMTTLAAFFGALPLALGSGGDADLRSPLGLAIAGGLALSQILTLFTTPVVYLYMDRSSRATKRLWARIRPHHTPADAQGNK; encoded by the coding sequence ATGAATATTTCCCGCTTCTTTATATTCCGACCGGTTGCTACGCTGCTGCTGACCTCGGCTATCGTGCTGCTGGGGTTGCTGGGTTATAACCTGCTGCCGGTCGCTCCTTTGCCGCAGGTGGATTTCCCGACGGTGATGGTGTCGGCCAGCCTGCCGGGCGCAAGCCCCGAAACCATGGCCGCAACGGTCGCAACACCGCTCGAAAGGGCGATGGGCACCATTGCGGGTGTGAGTGAAATGACCTCGTCCAGCTCGCAAGGCTCGACGCGGATCATCTTGCAGTTCGACCTGAATCGCGATATCAACGGGGCCGCGCGCGACGTACAGGCGGCGATCAACGCCTCGCGATCGCTGTTGCCAAGCAGCATGCCGTCGCTGCCGACCTACCGCAAGGCCAACCCGTCGGATGCGCCGATTGTGATGCTGGCCCTGACCTCCGCGACGCGCAGCAACGGCGAACTGTATGACATTGCCTCCAGCCAGTTGCAGCAGAAAATTGCGCAGGTCAACGGCGTCGGTCAGGTATCGCTGACGGGCAGTGCGCTGCCGGGCGTGCGTATCGACCTGCGTCCGCAGGCCATCAGTTCCTACGGAATTTCGCTCGACACCATTCGCACGGCCATCGCCAACAGCACCACCAATCTGCCGAAAGGCGTGCTGCAAGGAAAAGATCAGTCGTGGATGGTTGAGGGCAACGGCCAGCAAAGTACCGCGGCGCAGTATCGCAAGCTGATCGTGACCTATAAAAATGGCAATGCCATTCGCCTGAGTGATATTGCCAACGTCTATGATTCGGTAGAAGACAAATACAACGTCGGCTATTACAACGGCACGCCGTCCGTGATGATCGCGGTGACGCGTCAGGCCGGTGCCAACATGCTCGACACCATCAGCGCTATCAAGGCCGCGTTGCCGTTGATGGAGAAAGAGCTGCCGGGCGATGTGACGCTCAATCTGGCGCTGGACCGTTCGCCGAACGTCTCCGCCTCGCTGCGCGATACCGAAACCACCCTGCTTGAAGCCACGCTGCTGGTTATCGCGGTAGTGTTTGTGTTCCTGCGCAATCTCCGCGCCGTGCTGATCCCTGCGCTGGCGCTGCCTGTCTCGTTAATCGGCACCTGTTCCATCATGTATCTGCTCGGCTACAGCCTCGACAACCTGTCGCTGATGGCGCTGATTATCGCCACCGGTTTTGTGGTCGATGACGCCATTGTGGTGCTGGAGAACATTACCCGACATATAGAAGAGGGGCTGAGTCCGGTGCGGGCGGCCATTCGCGGCGCGCAGGAGGTCGGGTTTACCGTGCTCTCGATGACGCTGTCACTGATTGCGGTGTTTATTCCGATCCTGCTGATGGGCAGCATTGTGGGACGTCTGTTCCGCGAGTTTGCCGTCACGCTGTCGATTTCGCTGCTGATTTCGATGCTGGTGTCACTCACGCTGACCCCGATGCTCTGCGCGCGCTTCCTGAAAAGAAAACCGCCGGTCGAGAAACGTCAGCCACGCATTTATCGCCTGATTGAAGGGTGGCTCAACCGCCTGCTACAGGCCTATTCCCGCGGGTTGAACTGGGTCATGCGCCATCAGCCGCTGACCATGTTCGGGCTGTTGCTGACGGTGGTGCTGAATTTCTATCTCTATACCGTGGTCGAGAAGGGCTTTTTCCCGGATCAGGACACCGGCATGCTGATGGGAATGCTGCGCGCAGACCAGAACACCTCATTCCAGTCGATTCAGCCGCAGATGATTAACTACGCCAAGATTATTCAGCGCGATCCGGATGTCTCGGCAGTGCTCAGCTCGGCGGGCAGCGGCGGTTTCGGCTCGCGCAATACCGCCATGTTCTTTGTACGCCTGAAAGATTTTGACAAGCGCAAGTCGACCGCCAATCAGGTGGCCAACCGCATTATGATGGAAACCGCCAAGCTGCCCGGTTCGCAGCTGTTTCTGATGGCGGCGCAGGATCTGCGCGTGGGTGGCCGCAGTGCCAATGCCCAGTATCAGTTCAGCCTGCAGGCGGATGACCTGTCGCTGCTGCGCGAGTGGGGGCCGAAGGTTAAAACGGCGCTCAGCGCATTGCCCGAGCTGACCGGCGTGGATTCCGACTCACAGACCGGCGGGCAGGAAGTGATGCTTAATATCGACCGCGACAAGGCGAGTCAGCTGGGGGTTGATGTCAAGACCATCGATGCGATGCTGAACAACGCCTTCAGTCAGCGGCAGGTCGCGACCATCTATAAAACCCTGAACCAGTATCATGTGGTGATGTATCTGACGCCCGATTTTACGAGCGACCCCGATGTGCTGAACCAGATGTATGTGGTCACTGACGAAGGCAAGCAGATCCCGCTGTCGGCGTTCACGACGTTCAGCAGTGCCAACGCGCCGCTGTCGGTCGCGCATCAGGGACAATCGGCGACGACCACCATCGCCTTCAATCTGGCCGACGGTCTGTCGCTGGAGCAGGGGCAGGCGGCGGTGAAGACGGCGATGGCTAAAATTGCGCTGCCAGACACCATTCAGACCAGTTATTCGGGGACGGCGCAGGCTTTCCAGGATCTGGCAAACCAGATGCCGTGGCTTATTCTCGCGGCGCTGGCGGCAGTCTATATCGTGCTAGGGATGCTGTATGAAAGTTACATTCACCCGCTGACGATTCTGTCGACCTTGCCGTCGGCCGGGCTTGGGGCATTGCTGCTGATGCTGATGACCAATACGCAGCTGACGGTGATTGCGCTGATAGGGATCCTGCTGCTGATAGGCATCGTGAAGAAGAACGCCATCATGATGATCGACTTTGCGCTGGATGCCGAACGCAGACTCGGGCTGACGCCGCAGCAGGCCATTGTTCAGGCCTGTCTGATGCGCTTCCGGCCCATCATGATGACCACGCTCGCGGCGTTCTTCGGTGCCTTGCCGCTGGCGCTGGGCAGCGGTGGCGACGCCGATCTGCGCAGTCCGCTCGGGCTGGCGATTGCCGGAGGACTGGCGTTGAGTCAGATCCTGACTCTGTTTACCACGCCCGTGGTGTATCTCTATATGGACAGAAGCAGCCGCGCGACCAAGCGACTGTGGGCGCGTATTCGTCCGCACCACACGCCAGCCGATGCGCAGGGTAATAAATAA
- a CDS encoding efflux RND transporter permease subunit has protein sequence MNPSRLFILRPVATILLMVAVLLSGIFAYNMLSTSALPQVDYPTIQVTTLYPGASPDVMASGVTAPLERQLGQMAGLSQMYSTSSTGSSIITLKFSLDLSLDVAEQEVQAAINAADSLLPSDLPNPPTYKKVNPADSAVITLAVTSDSLPLTRVQDLVNTRVALKLSQISGVGLVTLAGGHQPAVRVQVNPRALASHNLTLEDINTLIGNSNVNGSKGGFDGKHHSITIDANDQLRTAEEYGNLIVTYSNGAALRLKDIATLSEAPENEYLSAWANNKPAIIINVQRQPGANVISVVDDIKAQLPKLQAALPDSIKVSILSDRTQTIRASISDVQFELLLSIALVVMVTFLFLRNIAATLIPSVAVPLSLVGTFGVMYLCGFSLNNLSLMALTIATGFVIDDAIVVVENISRRLEEGETPMQAALNGSKQIAFTIISLTFSLIAVLIPLLFMGDVVGRLFREFAITLAVSIIVSMLVSLTLTPMLCAYLLRHIPEEKQSRFYRKGGQVFDRLIAGYDRMLTVVLNHQRLTLLVALATLVFTGLLYLMVPKGFFPSQDTGMVQGITMASQDVSFSEMGRRQQALADVILKDKDVESVASTIGVDGNNTSLNSGRLQINLKSIDERDDRAPAVIARLKQETASVAGIQLYMQASQDLTVDDQVTPSQYQFTLDDTDSTNLVSWTPKLLAKLSQQPEFNSVVSNLQQQGQVAYVELNRDAAARYGITASDVDTALYNAFGQRLVSTIFTQANQYRVVLEVAPQYQQSPASFDDIYLEGTNTSTDTSGTTTSSSTSTSTSSSSSSSSTSSSTSSTTSTTGMVKLTSIASIHMRTGALLQARLNQLPAVTVSFNLNDGYSIEQAQEAIKNTRAEIGLPESITLRYQGAASSFESATGNTLWLILAALLTMYVVLGILYESFIHPVTILSTLPSAAVGALLSLLFSGTEFSLIALIGVILLIGIVKKNAIMMIDFALEAEQKHHMSPRDAIHQACLLRFRPILMTTMAALIGALPLMLASGSGAELRQPLGLVIVGGLIFSQILTLFSTPVIYLMFDRMATRWRPARRRVQEQE, from the coding sequence ATGAATCCATCACGCCTATTCATCCTGAGGCCGGTCGCCACGATTTTGCTGATGGTGGCCGTGCTGCTGTCGGGGATCTTTGCCTACAATATGCTCTCGACTTCGGCGCTGCCGCAGGTCGATTATCCGACCATTCAGGTCACGACGCTCTATCCGGGCGCGAGTCCCGACGTCATGGCGTCGGGCGTTACGGCCCCGCTTGAACGGCAGTTGGGCCAGATGGCCGGCCTGAGTCAGATGTACTCGACCAGCTCCACCGGCTCGTCGATCATCACCCTGAAATTCTCGCTGGATTTGTCGCTCGATGTCGCCGAGCAGGAAGTGCAGGCCGCAATCAATGCCGCCGACAGCCTGTTGCCGAGCGATCTGCCCAATCCGCCGACCTATAAAAAGGTTAACCCGGCCGACAGCGCCGTGATTACGCTGGCAGTCACTTCCGATTCACTGCCGCTGACCAGGGTACAGGATTTGGTCAATACCCGCGTGGCGCTGAAACTGTCGCAGATTTCGGGCGTGGGTCTGGTGACGCTGGCCGGGGGACATCAGCCTGCGGTGCGCGTACAGGTGAATCCGCGCGCGCTGGCGTCGCATAACCTGACGCTGGAAGACATCAATACCCTTATCGGCAACAGCAACGTCAACGGCTCGAAAGGCGGCTTCGACGGCAAGCATCACTCGATTACCATCGACGCCAACGACCAGCTGCGCACGGCCGAAGAGTACGGTAACCTGATTGTGACTTACAGCAACGGGGCCGCACTGCGTCTGAAAGATATCGCGACCCTGAGCGAAGCGCCGGAAAACGAGTATCTGTCGGCGTGGGCGAACAACAAGCCTGCCATCATCATCAACGTTCAGCGCCAGCCCGGTGCCAACGTGATTTCGGTGGTGGACGACATCAAGGCGCAGCTGCCGAAGTTGCAGGCCGCGCTGCCGGATTCCATCAAGGTTTCCATTCTCTCCGACCGTACCCAGACTATCCGTGCTTCTATCAGCGATGTGCAGTTTGAACTGCTGCTGTCGATAGCGCTGGTGGTGATGGTGACCTTCCTGTTCCTGCGCAATATCGCGGCGACGCTTATCCCGAGCGTGGCTGTACCGCTGTCGCTGGTAGGCACCTTCGGCGTGATGTACCTGTGCGGTTTCAGCCTTAACAACCTGTCGCTGATGGCGCTGACTATCGCCACCGGCTTTGTTATCGATGACGCCATTGTGGTAGTCGAGAACATTTCGCGGCGACTGGAAGAGGGCGAAACGCCGATGCAGGCAGCGCTGAACGGGTCGAAACAGATTGCGTTCACCATCATCTCGCTGACCTTCTCGCTGATTGCCGTGCTTATTCCGCTGCTGTTCATGGGCGATGTGGTCGGGCGGCTGTTCCGCGAATTCGCCATTACGCTTGCGGTATCGATCATCGTGTCGATGCTGGTTTCGCTGACACTCACGCCGATGCTGTGCGCCTATTTGCTGCGCCATATTCCGGAAGAGAAGCAGAGCCGTTTCTATCGCAAGGGCGGCCAGGTCTTCGACAGGCTTATTGCCGGTTACGACCGCATGCTGACGGTGGTGCTGAATCATCAGCGGCTGACGCTGCTGGTGGCGCTGGCCACGCTGGTCTTTACGGGTCTGCTTTATCTGATGGTGCCGAAAGGGTTCTTCCCGTCGCAGGATACCGGCATGGTGCAGGGTATCACCATGGCCTCGCAGGACGTTTCGTTTAGCGAAATGGGACGCCGACAGCAGGCGCTTGCCGATGTTATCCTCAAGGACAAAGACGTTGAAAGCGTGGCCTCGACCATTGGCGTCGACGGCAACAATACCAGCCTCAACAGTGGCCGCCTGCAGATAAACCTCAAGTCTATCGATGAACGTGACGATCGCGCGCCTGCGGTCATTGCCCGTCTGAAGCAGGAGACGGCGTCGGTTGCCGGTATTCAGCTTTACATGCAGGCTTCGCAGGATTTGACCGTCGACGATCAGGTTACACCGAGCCAGTACCAGTTCACGCTGGACGATACCGACAGCACCAATCTGGTGAGCTGGACGCCGAAACTGCTGGCGAAACTGAGTCAGCAGCCGGAGTTCAACAGCGTGGTCAGCAACCTGCAACAGCAGGGGCAGGTGGCCTATGTCGAGCTGAATCGCGACGCCGCCGCGCGTTACGGCATTACGGCTTCCGACGTCGATACTGCGCTGTACAACGCCTTCGGGCAGCGTCTGGTGTCGACCATTTTTACCCAGGCGAACCAGTATCGCGTCGTGCTCGAGGTTGCGCCGCAGTATCAGCAGTCTCCGGCATCGTTTGATGATATTTATCTTGAGGGCACCAACACCTCGACGGATACGAGTGGGACCACCACATCGTCAAGCACCAGCACCAGCACCAGCAGCAGCTCAAGCAGCAGCAGTACTTCGTCGAGCACCAGCTCCACGACCTCGACCACGGGAATGGTCAAGCTGACCTCAATCGCCAGCATTCATATGCGCACCGGCGCGCTTTTGCAGGCGCGTTTGAACCAGCTTCCGGCGGTGACCGTTTCCTTTAATCTGAATGACGGATACTCCATCGAACAGGCGCAGGAAGCCATCAAGAACACCCGCGCCGAGATAGGGTTGCCGGAGAGCATTACGCTGCGTTATCAAGGAGCTGCGTCGTCATTTGAAAGCGCGACGGGCAATACGCTGTGGCTGATTCTGGCCGCCTTGCTGACCATGTATGTGGTGCTCGGCATTCTTTACGAAAGCTTTATTCACCCGGTGACGATTCTCTCCACGCTGCCGTCTGCGGCAGTGGGTGCACTGCTTTCGCTGCTGTTCAGCGGTACCGAGTTCAGCCTGATAGCGCTGATAGGCGTGATCCTGCTTATCGGTATCGTGAAGAAGAACGCCATCATGATGATCGACTTTGCGCTGGAGGCGGAACAGAAGCACCATATGTCGCCGCGCGATGCGATTCACCAGGCGTGTCTGCTGCGTTTTCGACCGATTCTGATGACGACGATGGCGGCGCTTATTGGGGCATTGCCGCTGATGCTGGCGAGCGGAAGCGGTGCCGAACTGCGCCAGCCGCTGGGGCTGGTTATCGTCGGCGGCCTGATTTTCAGTCAGATCCTGACGCTGTTCTCGACACCGGTGATTTATCTGATGTTTGACCGTATGGCGACTCGCTGGCGTCCGGCGCGTCGTAGGGTACAGGAACAGGAATGA